In Lacerta agilis isolate rLacAgi1 chromosome 1, rLacAgi1.pri, whole genome shotgun sequence, the following proteins share a genomic window:
- the POLE2 gene encoding DNA polymerase epsilon subunit 2 isoform X1 gives MAAEKLRGKVGAAFKMHGLLLRAEATKYLTEALQTVNEVELEDMIESIIDAVEKQPLSCNMIERAMVEVAVQECSQSLDETMEHIFNIIGAFDIPRYVYNSERKKFLPFSMTGHSAPNLFGSARDKAELFRERYIILQQRTHRHELFTPSAIGAPAEESRSKFQLKTIDTLLGNSAKVKEVIVLGMITQLKEGKFFLEDPTGVVQLDISKAQFHSGLYTESCFVLTEGWYEDEIFHVNAFGFPPTEPSTTTRAYYGNTNFFGGPSSTSVKSSAKLKQLEEENEDAMFVFLSDVWLDQAEVLEKLRIMFSGYSSMPPTCFFFCGNFSSAPYGKNQIQSLKGSLKALANIICEYPSIHKSSRFVFVPGSEDPGPGSILPRPPLPENITEEFKQQVPFSVFTTNPCRVQYCSQEIIIFREDLVNKMCRNCVRFPNSNLDISNHFVKTILSQGHLTPLPLNVSPVYWAYDYTLRTYPLPDLIVFADKYDPFTVTNTDCLCINPGSFPRSGFSFKVFYPSNKAVEDSKLQDI, from the exons ATGGCTGCGGAGAAGCTGAGGGGCAAAGTGGGCGCCGCCTTCAAGATGCACGGCTTGCTGCTCCGCGC AGAAGCTACCAAGTATCTCACAGAAGCTCTTCAGACAGTTAATGAAGTGGAGCTTGAAGATATGATAGAAAGTATAATTGACGCTGTTGAAAAGCAGCCTT TGTCATGTAATATGATTGAAAGGGCCATGGTGGAAGTAGCAGTCCAGGAGTGCAGCCAGTCCTTAGATGAGACCAT GGAACATATTTTCAACATCATTGGAGCATTTGATATCCCCAGATACGTTTACAATTCTGAAAGAAAGAAGTTTCTCCC CTTCTCCATGACCGGCCATTCTGCTCCAAATTTATTCGGCTCTGCCAGGGATAAAGCAGAACTGTTTCGTGAGCGCTACATCATCCTGCAGCAG AGAACGCATAGGCACGAACTGTTCACACCATCTGCTATTGGCGCACCTGCAGAGGAAAGCAGAAGTAAATTCCAG CTGAAAACTATAGACACTCTCTTGGGGAACTCAGCTAAAGTTAAGGAAGTTATTGTTCTGGGGATGATAACCCAGCTGAAAGAG GGAAAGTTTTTCTTGGAAGATCCAACAGGAGTTGTCCAGCTGGACATTAGTAAAGCA CAGTTCCACAGTGGCTTATACACAGAgtcatgttttgttttaacagaag GCTGGTATGAAGATGAAATATTTCATGTCAATGCATTTGGCTTCCCCCCTACAGAGCCTTCTACAACGACCAG GGCGTATTATGGAAACACAAACTTCTTTGGAGGGCCTTCTTCGACCTCTGTGAAATCTTCTGCGAAACTGAAACAGCTGGAAGAAGAAAATGAGGACGCCATGTTTGTGTTCCTTTCGGACGTTTGGCTGGACCAAGCAGAAGTTTTGGAGAAGCTGCGCATTATGTTTTCAG GTTACTCCTCCATGCCTCCAActtgcttcttcttctgtggGAACTTTTCCTCTGCCCCATATGGAAAAAACCAAATTCAGTCGCTAAAAG GTTCACTGAAAGCCCTTGCAAATATCATATGTGAATACCCCAGTATCCATAAGAG CAGTCGATTTGTGTTTGTTCCTGGCTCTGAAGACCCTGGCCCAGGCTCAATTTTGCCAAG ACCGCCACTTCCTGAGAACATTACTGAAGAGTTCAAACAGCAGGTGCCATTTTCAGTCTTCACTACAAACCCTTGCAG AGTCCAGTACTGCAGTCAGGAAATAATAATCTTTAGAGAAGACCTGGTAAATAAGATGTGCCGGAACTGTGTCCGTTTTCCTAACAGCAACTTGGATATTTCTAATCAC TTTGTAAAGACTATTTTATCACAAGGACATCTGACTCCATTACCCCTTAATGTTAGTCCTGTCTACTGGGCCTATGACTATACATTGAGAACCTACCCTCTGCCGGATCTCATTGTCTTTGCTGACAAATATGACCCGTTCACTGTGACCAACACTGATTGCCTCTGCATAAATCCC GGATCTTTCCCAAGAAGTGGGTTTTCATTCAAAGTATTCTACCCATCTAACAAAGCAGTGGAGGACAG cAAACTTCAAGATATTTGA
- the POLE2 gene encoding DNA polymerase epsilon subunit 2 isoform X2 codes for MAAEKLRGKVGAAFKMHGLLLRAEATKYLTEALQTVNEVELEDMIESIIDAVEKQPLSCNMIERAMVEVAVQECSQSLDETMEHIFNIIGAFDIPRYVYNSERKKFLPFSMTGHSAPNLFGSARDKAELFRERYIILQQRTHRHELFTPSAIGAPAEESRSKFQLKTIDTLLGNSAKVKEVIVLGMITQLKEGKFFLEDPTGVVQLDISKAQFHSGLYTESCFVLTEGWYEDEIFHVNAFGFPPTEPSTTTRAYYGNTNFFGGPSSTSVKSSAKLKQLEEENEDAMFVFLSDVWLDQAEVLEKLRIMFSGYSSMPPTCFFFCGNFSSAPYGKNQIQSLKGSLKALANIICEYPSIHKSSRFVFVPGSEDPGPGSILPRPPLPENITEEFKQQVPFSVFTTNPCRVQYCSQEIIIFREDLVNKMCRNCVRFPNSNLDISNHGSFPRSGFSFKVFYPSNKAVEDSKLQDI; via the exons ATGGCTGCGGAGAAGCTGAGGGGCAAAGTGGGCGCCGCCTTCAAGATGCACGGCTTGCTGCTCCGCGC AGAAGCTACCAAGTATCTCACAGAAGCTCTTCAGACAGTTAATGAAGTGGAGCTTGAAGATATGATAGAAAGTATAATTGACGCTGTTGAAAAGCAGCCTT TGTCATGTAATATGATTGAAAGGGCCATGGTGGAAGTAGCAGTCCAGGAGTGCAGCCAGTCCTTAGATGAGACCAT GGAACATATTTTCAACATCATTGGAGCATTTGATATCCCCAGATACGTTTACAATTCTGAAAGAAAGAAGTTTCTCCC CTTCTCCATGACCGGCCATTCTGCTCCAAATTTATTCGGCTCTGCCAGGGATAAAGCAGAACTGTTTCGTGAGCGCTACATCATCCTGCAGCAG AGAACGCATAGGCACGAACTGTTCACACCATCTGCTATTGGCGCACCTGCAGAGGAAAGCAGAAGTAAATTCCAG CTGAAAACTATAGACACTCTCTTGGGGAACTCAGCTAAAGTTAAGGAAGTTATTGTTCTGGGGATGATAACCCAGCTGAAAGAG GGAAAGTTTTTCTTGGAAGATCCAACAGGAGTTGTCCAGCTGGACATTAGTAAAGCA CAGTTCCACAGTGGCTTATACACAGAgtcatgttttgttttaacagaag GCTGGTATGAAGATGAAATATTTCATGTCAATGCATTTGGCTTCCCCCCTACAGAGCCTTCTACAACGACCAG GGCGTATTATGGAAACACAAACTTCTTTGGAGGGCCTTCTTCGACCTCTGTGAAATCTTCTGCGAAACTGAAACAGCTGGAAGAAGAAAATGAGGACGCCATGTTTGTGTTCCTTTCGGACGTTTGGCTGGACCAAGCAGAAGTTTTGGAGAAGCTGCGCATTATGTTTTCAG GTTACTCCTCCATGCCTCCAActtgcttcttcttctgtggGAACTTTTCCTCTGCCCCATATGGAAAAAACCAAATTCAGTCGCTAAAAG GTTCACTGAAAGCCCTTGCAAATATCATATGTGAATACCCCAGTATCCATAAGAG CAGTCGATTTGTGTTTGTTCCTGGCTCTGAAGACCCTGGCCCAGGCTCAATTTTGCCAAG ACCGCCACTTCCTGAGAACATTACTGAAGAGTTCAAACAGCAGGTGCCATTTTCAGTCTTCACTACAAACCCTTGCAG AGTCCAGTACTGCAGTCAGGAAATAATAATCTTTAGAGAAGACCTGGTAAATAAGATGTGCCGGAACTGTGTCCGTTTTCCTAACAGCAACTTGGATATTTCTAATCAC GGATCTTTCCCAAGAAGTGGGTTTTCATTCAAAGTATTCTACCCATCTAACAAAGCAGTGGAGGACAG cAAACTTCAAGATATTTGA
- the POLE2 gene encoding DNA polymerase epsilon subunit 2 isoform X3, giving the protein MTGHSAPNLFGSARDKAELFRERYIILQQRTHRHELFTPSAIGAPAEESRSKFQLKTIDTLLGNSAKVKEVIVLGMITQLKEGKFFLEDPTGVVQLDISKAQFHSGLYTESCFVLTEGWYEDEIFHVNAFGFPPTEPSTTTRAYYGNTNFFGGPSSTSVKSSAKLKQLEEENEDAMFVFLSDVWLDQAEVLEKLRIMFSGYSSMPPTCFFFCGNFSSAPYGKNQIQSLKGSLKALANIICEYPSIHKSSRFVFVPGSEDPGPGSILPRPPLPENITEEFKQQVPFSVFTTNPCRVQYCSQEIIIFREDLVNKMCRNCVRFPNSNLDISNHFVKTILSQGHLTPLPLNVSPVYWAYDYTLRTYPLPDLIVFADKYDPFTVTNTDCLCINPGSFPRSGFSFKVFYPSNKAVEDSKLQDI; this is encoded by the exons ATGACCGGCCATTCTGCTCCAAATTTATTCGGCTCTGCCAGGGATAAAGCAGAACTGTTTCGTGAGCGCTACATCATCCTGCAGCAG AGAACGCATAGGCACGAACTGTTCACACCATCTGCTATTGGCGCACCTGCAGAGGAAAGCAGAAGTAAATTCCAG CTGAAAACTATAGACACTCTCTTGGGGAACTCAGCTAAAGTTAAGGAAGTTATTGTTCTGGGGATGATAACCCAGCTGAAAGAG GGAAAGTTTTTCTTGGAAGATCCAACAGGAGTTGTCCAGCTGGACATTAGTAAAGCA CAGTTCCACAGTGGCTTATACACAGAgtcatgttttgttttaacagaag GCTGGTATGAAGATGAAATATTTCATGTCAATGCATTTGGCTTCCCCCCTACAGAGCCTTCTACAACGACCAG GGCGTATTATGGAAACACAAACTTCTTTGGAGGGCCTTCTTCGACCTCTGTGAAATCTTCTGCGAAACTGAAACAGCTGGAAGAAGAAAATGAGGACGCCATGTTTGTGTTCCTTTCGGACGTTTGGCTGGACCAAGCAGAAGTTTTGGAGAAGCTGCGCATTATGTTTTCAG GTTACTCCTCCATGCCTCCAActtgcttcttcttctgtggGAACTTTTCCTCTGCCCCATATGGAAAAAACCAAATTCAGTCGCTAAAAG GTTCACTGAAAGCCCTTGCAAATATCATATGTGAATACCCCAGTATCCATAAGAG CAGTCGATTTGTGTTTGTTCCTGGCTCTGAAGACCCTGGCCCAGGCTCAATTTTGCCAAG ACCGCCACTTCCTGAGAACATTACTGAAGAGTTCAAACAGCAGGTGCCATTTTCAGTCTTCACTACAAACCCTTGCAG AGTCCAGTACTGCAGTCAGGAAATAATAATCTTTAGAGAAGACCTGGTAAATAAGATGTGCCGGAACTGTGTCCGTTTTCCTAACAGCAACTTGGATATTTCTAATCAC TTTGTAAAGACTATTTTATCACAAGGACATCTGACTCCATTACCCCTTAATGTTAGTCCTGTCTACTGGGCCTATGACTATACATTGAGAACCTACCCTCTGCCGGATCTCATTGTCTTTGCTGACAAATATGACCCGTTCACTGTGACCAACACTGATTGCCTCTGCATAAATCCC GGATCTTTCCCAAGAAGTGGGTTTTCATTCAAAGTATTCTACCCATCTAACAAAGCAGTGGAGGACAG cAAACTTCAAGATATTTGA